In Drosophila teissieri strain GT53w chromosome 2R, Prin_Dtei_1.1, whole genome shotgun sequence, the following proteins share a genomic window:
- the LOC122612467 gene encoding uncharacterized protein LOC122612467 yields MWCNNPGVITIIIITIFLAQIFPPVQGIVNPANETANTVIFMLPEKDLGPEVWKAGVSCLDSFSQIFFYRKPSERFTRAYNLMLVNAFNLSSPADQILQGFSKLINEAATNPGPPHREELFQMRVATDFNIAHANHDKDRGELILADNYVIVVDSVSRLRDLMKNKIVTMRSWNPGARFLVLFHNATLRNRALGVATDIFKDLMHLFYVHRVALLYANSSMNYNLLVNDYYSNVNCRILNVQSVGQCHDGELYPNIAVVKASMVDYVSGFSPRNCTFFVCSSISAPFVEADCILGLEMRILGFMKNRLNFDVNQTCSLESRGEMEGPSNWTGLLGKVQNNECDFVFGGYYPDNEVADHFWGSDTYLQDAHTWYIKLADKRPAWQAMVGIFEAYTWLGFILILVISWLFWFTLVEILPEPKYYQQLSLTAINALAVSISIAVQERPICEATRVFFMGLTLYGLNVVATYTSKMIATFQDPGHLHQLDELSEVLEEGIPFGGHEESRDWFENDDDMWIFNRYNTSPEFIPQTENLEAVKWGQRCILSNRMYTMQSPLADVIYAFPYNVFSSPLQMIMKAGFPFLFEMNSIIRLMRDVGIFQKIDADFRYNNTYLNRINKMRPQATDTAIVLTTEHLKGPFFILVVGSCCAALTFLGELLIRSWRYQLVSRSSEQQDRSRSRAGRRRRRRQRRGGKPAKDNRWQRQVQVAPVVRFTPVKRRKVFQGQTSQK; encoded by the exons ATGTGGTGCAATAATCCGGGtgtcatcaccatcatcatcattaccaTCTTTCTGGCGCAGATTTTCCCTCCCGTCCAGGGGATTGTGAATCCTGCGAACGAGACGGCCAACACGGTGATCTTCATGCTGCCCGAAAAGGACCTGGGACCCGAAGTGTGGAAGGCCGGAGTGAGCTGCCTGGATAGCTTCTCCCAAATCTTCTTCTACCGCAAGCCGTCGGAGCGCTTCACCAGAGCCTACAACTTGATGCTGGTGAACGCCTTCAATCTGTCCAGTCCCGCGGACCAGATCCTGCAGGGATTCAGCAAGCTCATCAACGAGGCAGCCACGAATCCGGGGCCGCCGCACAGGGAGGAGCTCTTCCAGATGCGCGTGGCCACCGATTTCAACATAGCGCATGCGAACCACGATAAGGATAGGGGGGAGCTGATCCTGGCGGACAACTATGTGATAGTGGTGGACTCGGTGAGTCGATTGAGAGACCTGATGAAGAACAAAATTGTTACGATGCGATCCTGGAATCCAGGAGCACGCTTTCTGGTGCTCTTCCACAATGCCACTCTGCGGAATCGTGCTCTTGGCGTAGCCACCGATATCTTCAAGGACCTAATGCACCTGTTCTACGTGCACCGAGTGGCGCTGCTCTACGCCAACTCCTCCATGAACTACAATCTGCTGGTCAACGACTACTACAGCAACGTGAACTGCCGGATTCTGAATGTGCAGAGTGTGGGCCAGTGCCACGATGGCGAACTTTACCCCAACATAGCTGTGGTCAAGGCCTCCATGGTGGACTACGTCTCGGGATTCAGTCCCCGGAACTGCACCTTCTTCGTCTGCTCCTCCATCTCCGCTCCCTTCGTGGAGGCCGACTGCATCCTGGGACTCGAGATGAGGATCCTGGGATTCATGAAGAATCGCCTAAACTTCGAT GTAAACCAAACCTGCAGCCTGGAGTCACGTGGCGAAATGGAGGGTCCTAGCAACTGGACTGGCTTGCTGGGGAAGGTGCAGAACAACGAGTGCGACTTTGTGTTCGGCGGCTATTATCCGGACAACGAGGTGGCCGACCACTTCTGGGGATCCGATACCTATCTGCAGGATGCGCACACCTGGTACATCAAGCTGGCGGACAAACGACCCGCCTGGCAGGCGATGGTGGGCATCTTCGAAGCATACACCTGGCTGGGCTTCATCCTGATCCTCGTCATAAGCTGGCTGTTCTGGTTCACCCTGGTCGAGATTCTGCCGGAGCCAAAGTACTACCAACAGTTGAGTCTGACGGCCATCAATGCGCTGGCCGTATCCATATCGATAGCCGTCCAGGAGCGACCCATTTGCGAGGCCACGAGGGTGTTCTTCATGGGCCTCACGCTGTACGGCCTGAACGTGGTGGCCACGTACACGTCCAAGATGATAGCCACCTTCCAGGATCCCGGCCACCTGCACCAGCTGGACGAGCTGTCGGAGGTGCTGGAGGAGGGCATTCCCTTTGGCGGCCATGAGGAGAGCCGCGACTGGTTCGAAAACGACGACGACATGTGGATCTTCAACAGGTACAACACCTCGCCGGAGTTCATACCGCAGACGGAGAACCTGGAGGCGGTGAAGTGGGGCCAGCGCTGCATCCTCAGCAACCGGATGTACACGATGCAGTCCCCGCTGGCGGACGTCATCTACGCCTTTCCCTACAACGTCTTCAGCAGTCCGCTGCAGATGATCATGAAGGCGGGCTTCCCCTTCCTCTTCGAGATGAACAGCATCATCCGCCTCATGCGCGACGTGGGCATCTTCCAGAAGATCGACGCGGACTTCAGGTACAACAACACGTACCTGAACAGGATCAACAAGATGCGCCCCCAGGCCACGGACACGGCCATCGTCCTGACCACGGAGCACCTGAAGGGACCCTTCTTCATCCTGGTGGTGGGCAGCTGCTGCGCCGCCCTCACCTTCCTCGGCGAGCTGCTGATCCGCAGCTGGCGGTACCAGCTggtcagcaggagcagcgagCAGCAGGACAGGAGTAGGAGTAGGGccgggaggaggaggaggaggaggcagcgCAGAGGAGGGAAACCAGCAAAGGACAACCGCTGGCAGCGCCAAGTTCAAGTGGCTCCAGTCGTTCGATTTACGCCAGTCAAACGACGCAAAGTTTTCCAGGGACAAACAAGTCAAAAGTAA
- the LOC122612466 gene encoding uncharacterized protein LOC122612466 isoform X3 yields MYYNQTGNPLRPAAVAPGPGVAVGSLVLPCALRGQYDLFVLARHSGALKVDALAEHPQHDWPLLNATHRIAIRTQNRVRKREMIVKWEMSKFDFHAMHYCLVIQRLSTDTPRMSFSHFCQAVSAYAEQRPMTPSCAAAGGPLEGIWGTPPQRERRLNPRQNVHIVCTGKRRQQLLRRLLPRSSYHLDLFGVHQGRQNLTLRLASSQVNFNRTQPLVLKQQALMQLKIGGQHGKQVYSFKVPQTTRQLGEPFMRHLLIPCSGSEIRVKLLRQRSEVGQTEAFYSPTYIRQKGVLPGQRYLMRFEPSNDDEALRAQKVMVALSSEALFRDLPELPQNTTVFNVRTRCSRATIAWNGSPDERELSYCIIVFNLPQRNRSVVDFTNYCMDFAPKRVTHYRNFALMNCRERQQSSADNIETETILNLMPGYSYQVYVTANLSMGKTLPYQALTLHMASQCLDGSHESFY; encoded by the exons ATGTACTACAATCAGACAG GAAACCCCCTCCGGCCGGCGGCAGTGGCACCTGGGCCAGGTGTGGCTGTGGGCAGTCTGGTGCTGCCCTGCGCCCTGCGCGGCCAGTACGACCTCTTCGTCCTCGCCCGCCACTCGGGAGCCCTCAAGGTGGACGCCCTGGCGGAGCATCCCCAGCACGACTGGCCCCTCCTCAACGCCACGCACCGGATCGCCATTCGCACCCAGAACCGCGTGCGGAAGCGCGAGATGATCGTCAAGTGGGAAATGAG CAAGTTCGATTTCCATGCCATGCACTATTGCCTGGTGATTCAGCGACTCTCCACGGACACGCCGCGGATGAGCTTCAGCCACTTCTGCCAGGCGGTGTCCGCCTACGCGGAACAGCGACCCATGACTCCCAGTTGCGCGGCGGCAGGTGGTCCGCTGGAGGGGATTTGGGGTACACCACCGCAGCGGGAACGGCGGCTCAATCCCCGCCAGAATGTGCACATCGTGTGCACGGGGAAGAGgcgccagcagctgctgcgcCGCCTGCTCCCGCGGAGCAGCTACCACCTGGACCTGTTTGGCGTCCACCAGGGTCGCCAGAACCTCACCCTGCGCCTGGCCAGCAGCCAGGTGAACTTCAACCGCACCCAACCACTGGTCCTGAAGCAGCAGGCCCTGATGCAACTCAAGATCGGCGGGCAGCACGGCAAGCAGGTGTACAGCTTCAAGGTGCCGCAGACGACACGGCAGCTGGGGGAGCCATTCATGAGGCACCTCCTGATCCCCTGCTCGGGCAGCGAGATCCGGGTGAAGCTGCTGCGCCAGCGCAGCGAGGTGGGCCAAACGGAGGCCTTCTACAGTCCCACGTACATTCGGCAGAAGGGAGTGCTTCCGGGGCAGCGGTATCTCATGCGGTTCGAGCCCAGCAACGACGATGAGGCGTTGCGAGCCCAGAAAGTCATG GTGGCCCTGAGCAGCGAGGCTCTGTTCCGGGATTTGCCCGAGCTGCCGCAGAACACCACGGTCTTCAATGTGCGCACGCGGTGCAGCAGAGCCACCATTGCCTGGAATGGCTCGCCGGATGAACGCGAGCTGAG CTACTGCATCATTGTGTTCAACCTGCCACAGCGCAACCGCAGCGTGGTGGACTTCACCAACTACTGCATGGACTTTGCGCCCAAGCGGGTGACGCACTACAGGAACTTCGCGCTGATGAACTGCAGGGAGCGGCAGCAGAG CAGTGCGGACAACATCGAGACGGAGACCATACTGAACCTGATGCCGGGCTACAGCTACCAGGTGTACGTGACCGCCAACCTGAGCATGGGCAAGACGCTGCCCTACCAGGCGCTGACCCTCCACATGGCCAGCCAGTGCCTGGACGGATCGCACGAGTCCTTCTACTAA
- the LOC122614196 gene encoding gastrin/cholecystokinin type B receptor, translated as MALLHYTFDQLELYLEWAFAERGEATPKPSIQPFPGVFVGDLSQLNGFKRHAFSAVVGVLFVLAFSGNLGTLYVNTRRKLRPFFRACLISLACSDLVSSVFCTVSYMAQFQAEYLQLWTIGGFMCKFVPFITTTSVLSGSLTLVAIALDRYLAVMRPVLGFWSPDKRFSTLCMLLIWACSIGSSGPLLGIYDYQRIFLLDVEDSGEDTGEESGGMEVQVATAVPEELVVTELEMVHMCLAGDHDVGLYYVILFTLIFLPCIVSFLWLNAVIARQLWLRRHYHQEQQVQQQEPKEGQFKTMSNGNDLLMPSTLVSAMGVAVPFALEKTPLPPKSPSSRARDPGKKTTAAALAREARHRRMVVVVLLMMAVFICLRLPAWVFLIMRLFGSYSEPIDWLLYFSFGILNLFSCALNPIFYTFLTQTIRTVSLVKQKVLRFLGCPPGKVQDGMPTDQMDRSSCCCGLRPPTFSWRCHPSHPSRDGAATSVIRDVDQPDPHSDQVQPDPSSLRRFLSYKQEVFSIYKQCGDSSSASIESSA; from the exons ATGGCCCTGCTCCACTACACCTTCGACCAGCTCGAGTTGTACCTAGAATGGGCCTTCGCGGAGCGCGGAGAGGCCACGCCGAAGCCCTCCATCCAGCCGTTTCCGGGCGTGTTCGTGGGCGATCTCAGCCAGCTGAACGGCTTCAAGCGGCACGCCTTCTCCGCCGTGGTGGGCGTGCTCTTCGTGCTGGCCTTCTCCGGCAACCTGGGCACCCTCTACGTGAACACCCGCCGCAAGCTGCGGCCCTTCTTCAGGGCCTGCCTCATCTCCCTCGCCTGCAGTGACCTCGTCTCCAGCGTCTTCTGCACCGTGTCCTACATGGCCCAGTTCCAGGCGGAGTATCTGCAGCTCTGG ACCATTGGTGGCTTCATGTGCAAGTTCGTGCCCTTCATCACCACCACGTCGGTGCTGTCCGGCAGCCTGACCCTGGTGGCCATCGCCCTGGACCGCTACCTGGCCGTGATGCGACCCGTGCTGGGCTTCTGGAGTCCCGACAAGCGCTTCAGCACCCTGTGCATGCTGCTCATCTGGGCCTGCTCCATAGGCTCCTCTGGCCCGCTGCTGGGCATCTACGACTACCAGAGGATCTTTCTGCTGGACGTGGAGGACTCTGGCGAGGACACTGGCGAGGAGAGTGGCGGGATGGAGGTGCAGGTGGCCACCGCTGTGCCCGAGGAGCTGGTGGTCACCGAGCTGGAAATGGTGCACATGTGCCTGGCCGGGGAC CACGACGTCGGACTCTACTACGTCATTCTGTTCACCCTGATCTTCCTGCCCTGCATAGTGTCCTTCCTCTGGCTGAATGCCGTGATTGCGAGGCAGCTGTGGCTGCGGCGGCACTaccaccaggagcagcaggtgcagcagcaggagcccAAGGAGGGTCAGTTCAAGACCATGTCGAATGGCAACGACCTCCTCATGCCCTCCACCCTGGTCAGTGCCATGGGAGTGGCGGTGCCCTTTGCGCTGGAGAAGACTCCCTTGCCGCCCAAGAGTCCAAGTTCACGGGCCAGGGATCCCGGCAAGAAGACCACCGCTGCTGCTCTGGCCAGGGAGGCGAGGCACCGccggatggtggtggtggtgctgctgatgatggCGGTGTTCATATGCCTGCGACTGCCCGCCTGGGTCTTCCTGATCATGCGGCTCTTTGGCTCCTACTCGGAGCCCATCGACTGGCTGCTGTACTTCAGCTTCGGCATCCTGAACCTGTTCAGTTGCGCCCTGAACCCCATCTTCTACACCTTCCTCACCCAAACCATCCGGACAGTGTCGCTGGTCAAGCAGAAGGTTCTGCGCTTCCTCGGCTGCCCGCCCGGCAAAGTGCAGGATGGCATGCCCACGGATCAGATGgacaggagcagctgctgctgcggcctGCGGCCACCCACCTTCAGCTGGAGGTGCCATCCCAGCCATCCCAGCCGCGATGGGGCAGCAACCAGCGTGATCCGGGACGTGGACCAGCCGGATCCGCACTCCGACCAGGTGCAGCCGGATCCGAGTAGCCTGCGCCGGTTCCTCAGCTACAAGCAGGAGGTGTTCTCCATTTACAAGCAGTGCGGTGACTCGTCGAGTGCGTCAATCGAGTCCTCCGCCTGA
- the LOC122612100 gene encoding sphingomyelin phosphodiesterase isoform X1: MTQQQPPWPSPSPNPMASSSPGGKCWLILALTAVLPLAEVGALPFLFTHIKPQINWTQPEMESWVIEEQPRSIQPHLEPVLHPNRTHRVLSSDGTDAEFLQRLVSIRHNQTASSRMLWYDVAGGDGLVYPPFVDKALKLLNLKQVAFEIENSVMSKVTCTACRAGAGMLQHQIQSGKTDAELIRMITDYCTNLNIQSARVCQGVAQLFGSELIYVLKRVNLSPDELCSFVIGDGCADVYNPYHEWEVIFPPVPKPPRLADLPIPMEAAPFFKVLHISDTHYDPHYAEGSNADCNEPLCCRLSSGRPATPNAAAGKWGDYRKCDTPKRTVDHMLAHIAETHKDIDYILWTGDLPPHDVWNQTKEENLAIIKDTVKQMVDMFPGVPIFPALGNHESAPVNSFPPPYVNQVDISISWLYDELDIQWRRWLPQSVTHTVRRGAFYSVLVRPGFRIISLNMNYCNNKNWWLLLNSTDPATELQWFIYELQSAEFSNEKVHVIGHIPPGHSDCLKVWSRNFYKIISRYESTVTAQFYGHTHYDEFEMFYDPHDLNHPNGIAYIGPSVSPYYDLNPGYRIYYVDGDHDATTRLVIDHESWIMNLKEANLYGYPIWYKLYTARAAYNMKALRPSDWNNLLNELTNNQELFELYYKYYWKNSPARPTCDAECKKRLICDCRSGRSHDRKHFCAEVESKIDEESSKSWKSWFYKGLTNSAEERTEVPAATTTDGYGPLDVVIVNVGG, encoded by the exons ATGACACAGCAACAGCCGCCGTGGCCgagtcccagtcccaatcccatGGCCAGTTCCAGTCCCGGGGGAAAATGCTGGCTCATCCTGGCACTCACAGCCGTGCTCCCACTGGCAGAAG TTGGAGCCCTGCCCTTCCTGTTCACGCACATCAAGCCGCAGATCAACTGGACGCAGCCGGAGATGGAGAGCTGGGTGATTGAGGAGCAGCCGCGCAGCATCCAGCCGCACCTGGAGCCAGTGCTCCATCCGAACCGCACGCACCGCGTCCTCTCCTCGGACGGCACGGACGCGGAGTTCCTGCAGCGGCTGGTCAGCATCCGGCACAACCAGACCGCCAGCTCCAGGATGCTGTGGTACGATGTGGCCGGCGGAGATGGCCTCGTGTACCCACCGTTCGTGGACAAGGCCCTCAAGCTGCTGAACCTCAAGCAGGTGGCCTTCGAGATCGAGAACAGCGTGATGTCCAAGGTGACCTGCACCGCCTGCAGAGCGGGAGCCGGCATGCTGCAGCACCAGATCCAGTCCGGCAAGACGGATGCGGAGCTGATCCGCATGATCACGGACTACTGCACCAACCTGAACATCCAGAGTGCCCGCGTCTGCCAGGGCGTGGCCCAGCTCTTCGGCAGCGAGTTGATCTACGTGCTGAAGCGGGTGAACCTCAGTCCCGATGAGCTCTGCAGCTTTGTCATTGGCGATGGCTGCGCCGACGTGTACAATCCCTACCACGAGTGGGAGGTCATATTCCCGCCAGTGCCCAAGCCGCCGCGCCTCGCAGATCTGCCCATTCCCATGGAGGCGGCGCCCTTCTTCAAGGTCCTGCACATCTCCGACACCCACTACGATCCCCACTACGCGGAGGGCTCCAATGCGGACTGCAACGAGCCGCTGTGCTGCCGACTGAGCAGCGGGcgtcctgccacgcccaatgcGGCTGCAGGGAAGTGGGGCGACTACCGGAAGTGCGACACGCCCAAGCGGACGGTGGACCACATGCTGGCGCACATAGCGGAGACCCACAAGGACATCGACTACATCCTGTGGACGGGCGACCTGCCGCCGCACGACGTGTGGAACCAGACCAAGGAGGAGAACCTGGCCATCATCAAGGACACCGTGAAGCAGATGGTCGACATGTTCCCCGGAGTGCCCATCTTCCCCGCTCTGGGCAACCACGAGAGCGCTCCGGTGAACAGCTTTCCGCCGCCCTACGTCAACCAGGTGGACATCTCCATCAGTTGGCTCTACGACGAGCTGGACATCCAGTGGCGCCGCTGGCTGCCCCAAAGTGTGACCCACACGGTGCGGCGCGGTGCCTTCTACTCGGTGCTGGTGCGACCTGGATTCAGGATCATCTCGCTGAACATGAACTactgcaacaacaagaactGGTGGCTGCTGCTCAACTCCACGGATCCCGCCACCGAGCTGCAGTG GTTCATCTACGAGCTGCAAAGTGCGGAGTTCTCCAACGAAAAGGTGCACGTCATAGGCCACATTCCGCCAGGACATTCGGATTGCCTGAAGGTCTGGTCGCGCAACTTCTACAAGATCATTTCGCGCTACGAGAGCACGGTGACTGCCCAGTTCTATGGACACACGCACTACGACGAGTTCGAAATGTTCTACGATCCCCACGACCTGA ACCATCCGAACGGCATTGCGTACATTGGACCCTCTGTGTCGCCGTACTACGATCTGAATCCTGGCTACCGAATCTACTACGTGGATGGCGACCACGATGCGACGACGCGCCTGGTCATCGACCACGAGTCCTGGATAATGAATCTCAAGGAGGCCAATCTGTACGGCTACCCCATTTGGTATAAGCTCTACACGGCCCGGGCGGCGTACAACATGAAGGCGCTGCGTCCCAGTGACTGGAACAACCTGCTCAACGAGCTGACCAACAATCAGGAGCTCTTCGAGCTGTACTACAA ATATTACTGGAAGAACTCCCCGGCGCGTCCCACCTGCGATGCGGAGTGCAAGAAGCGGCTCATCTGCGACTGCCGAAGTGGGCGTTCCCACGACCGGAAGCACTTCTGTGCCGAGGTCGAGTCGAAGATCGACGAGGAGTCGTCCAAGTCCTGGAAGTCCTGGTTCTACAAGGGATTGACCAATTC CGCCGAGGAGCGGACTGAAGTGCCGgcggccaccaccaccgacgGCTATGGCCCTCTCGATGTGGTGATTGTAAACGTTGGTGGTTGA
- the LOC122612100 gene encoding sphingomyelin phosphodiesterase isoform X2, with protein MTQQQPPWPSPSPNPMASSSPGGKCWLILALTAVLPLAEVGALPFLFTHIKPQINWTQPEMESWVIEEQPRSIQPHLEPVLHPNRTHRVLSSDGTDAEFLQRLVSIRHNQTASSRMLWYDVAGGDGLVYPPFVDKALKLLNLKQVAFEIENSVMSKVTCTACRAGAGMLQHQIQSGKTDAELIRMITDYCTNLNIQSARVCQGVAQLFGSELIYVLKRVNLSPDELCSFVIGDGCADVYNPYHEWEVIFPPVPKPPRLADLPIPMEAAPFFKVLHISDTHYDPHYAEGSNADCNEPLCCRLSSGRPATPNAAAGKWGDYRKCDTPKRTVDHMLAHIAETHKDIDYILWTGDLPPHDVWNQTKEENLAIIKDTVKQMVDMFPGVPIFPALGNHESAPVNSFPPPYVNQVDISISWLYDELDIQWRRWLPQSVTHTVRRGAFYSVLVRPGFRIISLNMNYCNNKNWWLLLNSTDPATELQWFIYELQSAEFSNEKVHVIGHIPPGHSDCLKVWSRNFYKIISRYESTVTAQFYGHTHYDEFEMFYDPHDLNHPNGIAYIGPSVSPYYDLNPGYRIYYVDGDHDATTRLVIDHESWIMNLKEANLYGYPIWYKLYTARAAYNMKALRPSDWNNLLNELTNNQELFELYYKYYWKNSPARPTCDAECKKRLICDCRSGRSHDRKHFCAEVESKIDEESSKSWKSWFYKGLTNSYSLLSSITYLPKYLLGYR; from the exons ATGACACAGCAACAGCCGCCGTGGCCgagtcccagtcccaatcccatGGCCAGTTCCAGTCCCGGGGGAAAATGCTGGCTCATCCTGGCACTCACAGCCGTGCTCCCACTGGCAGAAG TTGGAGCCCTGCCCTTCCTGTTCACGCACATCAAGCCGCAGATCAACTGGACGCAGCCGGAGATGGAGAGCTGGGTGATTGAGGAGCAGCCGCGCAGCATCCAGCCGCACCTGGAGCCAGTGCTCCATCCGAACCGCACGCACCGCGTCCTCTCCTCGGACGGCACGGACGCGGAGTTCCTGCAGCGGCTGGTCAGCATCCGGCACAACCAGACCGCCAGCTCCAGGATGCTGTGGTACGATGTGGCCGGCGGAGATGGCCTCGTGTACCCACCGTTCGTGGACAAGGCCCTCAAGCTGCTGAACCTCAAGCAGGTGGCCTTCGAGATCGAGAACAGCGTGATGTCCAAGGTGACCTGCACCGCCTGCAGAGCGGGAGCCGGCATGCTGCAGCACCAGATCCAGTCCGGCAAGACGGATGCGGAGCTGATCCGCATGATCACGGACTACTGCACCAACCTGAACATCCAGAGTGCCCGCGTCTGCCAGGGCGTGGCCCAGCTCTTCGGCAGCGAGTTGATCTACGTGCTGAAGCGGGTGAACCTCAGTCCCGATGAGCTCTGCAGCTTTGTCATTGGCGATGGCTGCGCCGACGTGTACAATCCCTACCACGAGTGGGAGGTCATATTCCCGCCAGTGCCCAAGCCGCCGCGCCTCGCAGATCTGCCCATTCCCATGGAGGCGGCGCCCTTCTTCAAGGTCCTGCACATCTCCGACACCCACTACGATCCCCACTACGCGGAGGGCTCCAATGCGGACTGCAACGAGCCGCTGTGCTGCCGACTGAGCAGCGGGcgtcctgccacgcccaatgcGGCTGCAGGGAAGTGGGGCGACTACCGGAAGTGCGACACGCCCAAGCGGACGGTGGACCACATGCTGGCGCACATAGCGGAGACCCACAAGGACATCGACTACATCCTGTGGACGGGCGACCTGCCGCCGCACGACGTGTGGAACCAGACCAAGGAGGAGAACCTGGCCATCATCAAGGACACCGTGAAGCAGATGGTCGACATGTTCCCCGGAGTGCCCATCTTCCCCGCTCTGGGCAACCACGAGAGCGCTCCGGTGAACAGCTTTCCGCCGCCCTACGTCAACCAGGTGGACATCTCCATCAGTTGGCTCTACGACGAGCTGGACATCCAGTGGCGCCGCTGGCTGCCCCAAAGTGTGACCCACACGGTGCGGCGCGGTGCCTTCTACTCGGTGCTGGTGCGACCTGGATTCAGGATCATCTCGCTGAACATGAACTactgcaacaacaagaactGGTGGCTGCTGCTCAACTCCACGGATCCCGCCACCGAGCTGCAGTG GTTCATCTACGAGCTGCAAAGTGCGGAGTTCTCCAACGAAAAGGTGCACGTCATAGGCCACATTCCGCCAGGACATTCGGATTGCCTGAAGGTCTGGTCGCGCAACTTCTACAAGATCATTTCGCGCTACGAGAGCACGGTGACTGCCCAGTTCTATGGACACACGCACTACGACGAGTTCGAAATGTTCTACGATCCCCACGACCTGA ACCATCCGAACGGCATTGCGTACATTGGACCCTCTGTGTCGCCGTACTACGATCTGAATCCTGGCTACCGAATCTACTACGTGGATGGCGACCACGATGCGACGACGCGCCTGGTCATCGACCACGAGTCCTGGATAATGAATCTCAAGGAGGCCAATCTGTACGGCTACCCCATTTGGTATAAGCTCTACACGGCCCGGGCGGCGTACAACATGAAGGCGCTGCGTCCCAGTGACTGGAACAACCTGCTCAACGAGCTGACCAACAATCAGGAGCTCTTCGAGCTGTACTACAA ATATTACTGGAAGAACTCCCCGGCGCGTCCCACCTGCGATGCGGAGTGCAAGAAGCGGCTCATCTGCGACTGCCGAAGTGGGCGTTCCCACGACCGGAAGCACTTCTGTGCCGAGGTCGAGTCGAAGATCGACGAGGAGTCGTCCAAGTCCTGGAAGTCCTGGTTCTACAAGGGATTGACCAATTC CTATAGCCTCCTGTCCTCCATCACTTACCTGCCCAAATACCTGCTCGGATATCGCTGA